A genomic window from Zalophus californianus isolate mZalCal1 chromosome 13, mZalCal1.pri.v2, whole genome shotgun sequence includes:
- the AJM1 gene encoding apical junction component 1 homolog, which yields MTRTDPPDLLVSTVYQDIKVAAPGPASRRPPCERSVAPPAAPAPFNKRHCRSFDFLEALDGAAMEARTEPPPPEPAAPRARPRDGEPRRRARSKSAPRAPPGLAPAPASPPVLPRRGREAQRPARAEASPHREPAYPALRALANELHPIKLQPQRGGPGRIAPLCATAGRCAPPEPPAGPAPHVRCRLDIKPDDAVLQHTARSSRSCGPAETTPWARAAPHFHGLTVPGPRHMALSRTPTPSDTYCADPRALYCDGPLPGPRDYTERRNLPFTTPPGPTQFFYTEEPEGHPGGFPASPGPPFDSYYARPFPSEEPPVPSPRRSSGYYAGEVRTFPVQEPPSRSYYVEAARAYGPPCGPRYAPEEPRAHPPLRPFYTEDFGRYRDRDALARTYPHPRGSPAWGDWGLRPYRTLQVVPPPDPGPLLASWHAGTGTSPPRLATDSRHYSRSWDNILAPGPRREDPLGRGRSYENLLGREAREPRGTSPEGRRPPVVVNLSTSPRRYAALSLSETSLSEKGRGGEGLGRNWYVTPEITITDNDLRAAERPTARGWELPGGRPRRSPPAAPEGPTGGRQRSLEQLDELITDLVIDSRPPAGQAPEPVADGLGRQLRRLLDSRPAGPGAPALAPRSPPASAGSTEEPAGPGQATDGSPEPSADEDDLMTCSNARCRRTETMFNACLYFKSCHSCYTYYCSRLCRREDWDAHKARCVYGRVGSVCRHVLQFCRDSGPVHRAFSRIARVGFLSRGRGVLFLGFPSPGSADNFLRFGLEGLLLSPTYLSLRELATHAAPLGSYARELAAAGRLYEPAECFLLSVSVAVGPGAAPPGASARPAPAPRSPGPTVRKFAKVALAAGSPARPPPARGREPDMETLILTPPPGTAGLDQEGEAGRRAREVAFIHIQRELRLRGVFLRHEYPRVYEQLCEFVEANRRFTPTTIYPTDRRTGRPFMCMIMAASEPRALDWVASANLLDDIM from the coding sequence ATGACCCGCACGGACCCGCCGGACCTGTTGGTGTCGACCGTGTACCAGGACATCAAGGTGGCGGCCCCCGGGCCCGCGTCGCGGCGCCCGCCATGTGAGCGCTCCGTGGCCCCGCCTGCTGCACCCGCGCCTTTCAACAAGCGTCACTGCCGCAGCTTCGACTTCCTGGAGGCGCTGGACGGGGCGGCCATGGAGGCCCGCACAGAGCCGCCGCCCCCGGAGCCTGCCGCGCCGCGCGCCCGGCCCCGCGACGGCGAGCCCCGGCGCCGCGCCCGCTCCAAGAGTGCGCCCCGCGCGCCCCCGGGCCTGGCGCCCGCGCCCGCCTCGCCGCCAGTGCTGCCGCGCCGCGGCCGGGAAGCCCAGCGGCCAGCGCGGGCCGAGGCATCGCCGCACCGGGAGCCTGCGTACCCCGCGCTGCGCGCGCTCGCCAATGAGCTGCACCCCATCAAGCTACAGCCGCAACGGGGCGGCCCTGGCCGCATCGCGCCCCTCTGCGCCACCGCCGGCCGCTGCGCGCCCCCCGAGCCACCCGCCGGGCCTGCACCCCACGTCCGCTGCCGCCTGGACATCAAGCCCGACGACGCGGTGTTGCAGCACACCGCCCGGAGCTCACGGTCCTGCGGGCCCGCGGAGACCACGCCCTGGGCACGCGCCGCCCCCCACTTCCACGGCCTCACAGTGCCCGGGCCTCGCCACATGGCGCTGTcgcgcacccccacccccagtgacaCGTACTGTGCGGACCCCCGGGCGCTGTACTGTGATGGTCCGCTGCCTGGGCCCCGGGACTATACAGAGCGCCGAAATCTGCCCTTCACCACGCCGCCAGGCCCCACCCAATTCTTCTACACAGAGGAACCCGAGGGCCACCCTGGCGGCTTTCCGGCCAGCCCTGGGCCGCCCTTCGACAGCTACTATGCCAGGCCCTTCCCGTCCGAGGAGCCCCCTGTACCCAGTCCAAGGCGCAGCAGCGGCTACTATGCGGGGGAAGTGCGCACCTTCCCAGTCCAGGAACCTCCCTCCCGTTCCTACTATGTGGAGGCCGCTCGAGCCTACGGACCACCCTGCGGCCCGCGCTATGCTCCCGAGGAACCCCGGGCTCATCCCCCTCTCCGCCCCTTTTACACCGAGGACTTCGGGCGGTACCGCGATCGCGATGCCCTGGCTCGGACTTACCCACACCCACGCGGCAGCCCCGCTTGGGGTGACTGGGGCCTGCGGCCTTACCGCACCTTGCAGGTGGTGCCTCCTCCGGACCCTGGCCCATTGCTCGCCTCTTGGCACGCGGGCACCGGCACCAGCCCGCCCCGGCTGGCCACTGACAGCCGCCACTACTCTCGCTCCTGGGACAACATCCTGGCGCCTGGGCCGCGCCGGGAGGACCCCCTGGGCCGCGGTCGCAGCTACGAGAACCTGCTGGGGCGCGAGGCACGGGAGCCGCGGGGGACATCCCCCGAAGGCCGGCGTCCACCCGTCGTGGTGAACCTGTCCACCTCACCTAGACGCTATGCGGCGCTGTCTCTGTCAGAGACGTCACTGTCAGAGAAGGGCCGCGGGGGCGAGGGCCTGGGCCGCAACTGGTATGTCACACCTGAGATCACCATCACCGACAACGACCTGCGCGCCGCAGAGCGTCCgactgccaggggctgggagctgCCAGGGGGGCGACCCCGGCGGTCTCCGCCCGCCGCCCCCGAAGGCCCCACTGGTGGCCGCCAGCGCAGCCTCGAGCAACTGGACGAACTCATCACCGACCTGGTCATCGACTCTCGGCCCCCGGCCGGCCAAGCCCCGGAGCCCGTGGCCGATGGCCTGGGCCGCCAGCTGCGTCGCCTGCTGGACTCTCGGCCCGCGGGCCCCGGGGCACCCGCGCTGGCGCCGCGCTCGCCACCTGCGTCGGCCGGCAGCACCGAAGAGCCCGCGGGCCCGGGGCAGGCGACCGACGGGTCCCCGGAGCCCAGCGCCGACGAGGACGACCTGATGACATGCTCCAACGCGCGCTGCCGGCGCACCGAGACCATGTTCAATGCCTGCCTCTACTTCAAGTCCTGCCACAGCTGCTACACCTACTACTGCTCGCGCCTGTGCCGCCGCGAAGACTGGGACGCGCACAAGGCGCGCTGCGTGTACGGCCGCGTGGGCAGCGTGTGCCGCCACGTGCTGCAGTTCTGCCGGGACAGCGGCCCGGTGCACCGCGCCTTCTCGCGCATCGCACGTGTCGGCTTCTTGTCGCGCGGTCGCGGCGTGCTCTTCCTGGGCTTCCCGAGTCCGGGCTCTGCAGACAACTTCCTGCGCTTCGGCCTCGAGGGCTTGCTGCTGTCGCCCACCTACCTGTCTCTGCGCGAGCTGGCCACGCACGCGGCGCCCCTGGGCAGCTATGCGCGCGAGCTGGCGGCCGCCGGGCGCCTCTACGAGCCGGCCGAGTGCTTCTTGCTCAGTGTGTCGGTGGCCGTGGGCCCCGGCGCCGCGCCCCCCGGCGCCTCCGCCCGGCCTGCGCCCGCGCCGCGCAGTCCTGGGCCCACGGTACGCAAGTTCGCCAAGGTGGCGCTGGCGGCCGGCAGCCCGGCGCGTCCGCCCCCGGCTCGGGGTCGCGAGCCCGACATGGAGACGCTGATCCTGACTCCGCCGCCCGGCACGGCGGGCCTGGACCAAGAGGGCGAAGCAGGCCGGCGCGCGCGCGAGGTGGCCTTCATCCACATCCAGCGTGAGCTGCGGCTGCGCGGCGTCTTCCTGCGCCACGAGTACCCGCGCGTCTACGAACAACTCTGCGAGTTCGTCGAGGCCAACAGGCGTTTCACGCCCACCACCATCTACCCCACGGACCGGCGCACGGGCCGCCCTTTCATGTGTATGATCATGGCTGCCTCCGAGCCACGCGCGCTGGACTGGGTGGCCAGCGCCAACCTGCTGGACGACATCATGTGA
- the PHPT1 gene encoding 14 kDa phosphohistidine phosphatase, whose translation MAAADLAQIADVDIDSDGVFKYVLIRVHSAPPSEAPAAESKEIVRGYKWAEYHADIYDKVSGEMQKKGYSCECLGGGRISHQSLDKKIHVYGYSMGYGRAQHSVSTEKIKAMYPDYEVTWADDGY comes from the exons ATGGCGGCGGCGGACCTCGCCCAGATCGCCGATGTGGACATCGATTCCGACGGCGTCTTCAAGTACGTGCTGATTCGGGTTCATTCGGCGCCGCCGTCCGAGGCCCCGGCCGCAGAGAGCAAGGAGATCGTGCGCGGCTACAAGTGGGCCGAGTACCATG CTGACATCTATGACAAGGTATCGGGCGAGATGCAGAAGAAGGGCTATAGTTGTGAGTGCCTGGGAGGCGGGCGCATCTCCCACCAGAGCCTGGACAAGAAGATCCACGTGTATGGCTACTCCATG GGTTATGGTCGTGCCCAACACTCCGTCTCCACTGAGAAGATCAAAGCCATGTACCCCGACTACGAGGTCACCTGGGCCGATGACGGCTACTGA